The Thermanaerovibrio acidaminovorans DSM 6589 genome contains a region encoding:
- a CDS encoding Nif3-like dinuclear metal center hexameric protein, whose translation MRLSQVVSSIEARIPPSWAYEWDNCGLLVGEMGSPVERIGVCLDVDSQSVEWALENGCQLLVAHHPAIFRPLRRIVDDGAGCPLLKAIRGGLAVYGAHTSWDVAPFGASVVLGRSLGLSDMSPMEPRGEWGLGVVGHLEMVDPEVLMVRARSMWGLSWAFVSGAQDIQVSRVSICAGSGGELWRLALSLGAQMLITADVKYHDLLDAEAAGLVIGVVDHGEMEHATLGDLRDLIESATGVETLLGPRRQGRVRFV comes from the coding sequence TTGCGCCTATCTCAGGTGGTATCGTCCATAGAGGCCCGCATCCCCCCCAGCTGGGCCTACGAGTGGGATAACTGCGGCCTCCTGGTGGGGGAGATGGGTTCCCCGGTGGAGCGGATAGGGGTGTGTCTCGATGTGGATTCCCAATCAGTTGAGTGGGCCTTGGAGAACGGATGTCAGCTTTTGGTGGCCCACCATCCGGCCATATTCAGGCCCCTGCGGCGTATCGTGGACGACGGGGCTGGATGTCCCCTTCTCAAGGCCATAAGGGGTGGGCTCGCCGTATACGGGGCCCACACCAGCTGGGACGTGGCCCCCTTCGGGGCCAGCGTGGTTCTCGGGAGGTCCCTGGGTCTATCCGACATGTCCCCCATGGAGCCCCGGGGGGAGTGGGGGTTGGGAGTTGTGGGCCACTTGGAGATGGTGGACCCCGAGGTCCTTATGGTGAGGGCCAGATCCATGTGGGGTCTATCCTGGGCCTTCGTGTCCGGGGCCCAGGACATCCAGGTCTCCCGGGTGTCCATCTGTGCCGGGTCCGGTGGGGAGCTTTGGCGGCTGGCCCTCTCCCTGGGGGCCCAAATGCTCATAACCGCCGACGTGAAGTACCACGACCTGCTGGACGCGGAGGCCGCGGGGTTGGTGATTGGGGTGGTTGACCACGGGGAGATGGAGCACGCCACCCTTGGGGACCTCAGGGACCTTATAGAATCTGCCACCGGAGTCGAGACCCTTCTGGGGCCCCGTCGCCAGGGGCGGGTTCGTTTCGTGTAG
- the trpS gene encoding tryptophan--tRNA ligase yields the protein MMDRVFSGMRPTGKLHLGHMAGALANWVKLQEDHECYYCVVDWHALMSDYADSSMLRDNCREILLDWLAVGLDPDKCTIFVQSHVKEHAELSLALSMVTPLGWLERNPTYKDQILNLQNKDLSTYAFLGYPVLMAADILLYKATKVPVGEDQSAHLELSREIARRFNYYFGEVFPEPQALHTSTPKIPGTDGRKMSKSYGNSLNIADEPAVLWDKLKTMMTDPARYRRTDPGDPDKCPVWDLQKFFNHDAAEMEELAHGCRTAGIGCIDCKKKLFRHVEEVMTPIQERRRRLEEHQDMLNEIVQEGAKKARSTALVTMEEVYGAVGMLR from the coding sequence ATGATGGATAGGGTTTTTAGCGGCATGAGGCCTACCGGGAAGCTACACCTGGGGCATATGGCGGGGGCCCTGGCCAACTGGGTGAAGCTGCAGGAGGATCACGAGTGCTACTACTGCGTGGTGGATTGGCACGCCCTCATGTCCGATTATGCGGACAGCAGCATGCTGAGGGACAACTGCCGGGAGATACTTCTGGACTGGCTGGCCGTCGGGTTGGACCCCGATAAGTGCACCATATTTGTGCAGTCCCACGTTAAGGAGCATGCGGAGCTGTCCCTGGCCCTCTCCATGGTGACCCCCTTGGGATGGTTGGAGAGGAACCCCACCTACAAGGACCAGATCCTTAACCTGCAGAATAAGGACCTTTCCACCTATGCGTTCCTTGGGTATCCGGTCCTCATGGCGGCAGACATACTGCTCTACAAGGCGACGAAGGTGCCCGTGGGGGAGGATCAGTCGGCCCACTTGGAGCTGAGCCGGGAGATAGCAAGGCGCTTCAACTACTACTTTGGCGAGGTCTTCCCGGAACCCCAGGCGTTGCACACCTCCACCCCGAAGATACCCGGCACGGACGGCAGGAAGATGAGCAAGTCCTACGGTAACTCCCTCAACATAGCGGACGAGCCTGCCGTGCTCTGGGACAAGTTGAAGACCATGATGACGGACCCCGCCAGGTACAGGCGGACGGATCCTGGGGATCCGGACAAGTGTCCCGTCTGGGATCTGCAGAAGTTCTTCAACCACGACGCGGCGGAGATGGAGGAGCTGGCCCACGGGTGCAGGACCGCGGGGATAGGTTGCATAGACTGCAAGAAGAAGCTCTTCCGACACGTGGAGGAGGTCATGACCCCCATCCAGGAGAGGCGGCGCAGGCTTGAGGAGCACCAGGATATGCTGAACGAGATAGTTCAGGAGGGGGCCAAGAAGGCCCGGTCCACCGCCCTGGTCACCATGGAGGAAGTGTACGGCGCCGTTGGAATGCTACGCTGA
- a CDS encoding lysophospholipid acyltransferase family protein yields the protein MSEGFNQSRVFYLLVKGLFKGALSLYFKVRVRGLEGRELPSPLIVASNHCSHLDPPFIGAFFPGQLCYLAKEELFHNPLMGLALRGLGALPVDRDDQRGSSGPLRLMLKLLKEGRRVLIFPEGTRSPDGRLQPLEEGVAFLSLKARAPVLPVFIRGTFEAFPKGASFPRPGRVSLSFGDLIWPQGFLQDGAPEREARSHMLKAIGDSLMVLSEGHD from the coding sequence TTGTCGGAAGGGTTTAACCAGAGTCGGGTCTTCTACCTGCTGGTTAAGGGCCTCTTCAAGGGGGCCCTGTCTTTGTATTTTAAAGTGAGGGTGAGGGGCCTGGAGGGCAGGGAGCTACCATCCCCCCTCATCGTGGCCTCCAATCACTGCAGCCACCTGGACCCCCCATTCATAGGGGCCTTCTTCCCTGGGCAGCTGTGCTACCTGGCCAAGGAGGAGCTCTTCCACAATCCGCTGATGGGGCTGGCCCTCAGGGGGCTTGGGGCCCTCCCGGTGGATCGGGACGACCAGCGGGGCTCCAGCGGGCCCCTGCGGCTGATGCTGAAGCTCCTCAAGGAGGGGCGTCGGGTGCTCATCTTCCCCGAGGGTACCAGATCTCCGGATGGCAGGTTGCAACCCCTGGAGGAGGGGGTGGCCTTCCTCAGCCTCAAGGCGAGGGCGCCGGTGCTGCCAGTCTTCATTCGGGGCACCTTCGAGGCGTTCCCCAAGGGGGCCTCGTTTCCAAGGCCAGGTAGGGTGTCCCTGAGCTTCGGAGACCTCATATGGCCCCAGGGGTTCCTCCAGGATGGAGCGCCGGAGAGGGAGGCCAGATCCCATATGCTCAAGGCCATCGGCGATTCCCTGATGGTCCTGTCGGAGGGCCATGACTGA
- a CDS encoding segregation and condensation protein A, with translation MECYADLRGEGPLNVTLGEFSGPLDLLCQLVERGKLDVARISLVELLERYVSHLMTVESVSLRDLAEFFGFVSRIALSKVRSLFPSVDQEEVFPLEEDTLDAEEELRASFVRYRPIRRAAIWLERRQAWRERFFTREAEEGPLLFEAGDLFGLARVWWSMLDRNYDPGDEDLCDEPPVEIDDGRAQEFNVEEIMEEILSILGGQPVPFGALLGDRPTRGRVIASILALLELCRLGKLRICQKGAFDDIAFCAP, from the coding sequence TTGGAATGCTACGCTGATCTAAGAGGTGAAGGCCCTCTCAACGTAACGCTGGGGGAGTTTTCCGGCCCCCTGGACCTGCTCTGCCAGCTGGTGGAGCGGGGGAAGCTGGATGTGGCCCGCATATCCCTGGTGGAGCTTCTGGAGCGGTACGTGTCTCACCTGATGACCGTGGAGTCCGTGAGCCTAAGGGACCTGGCGGAGTTCTTTGGCTTCGTGTCCCGGATAGCCCTGTCGAAGGTTCGAAGCCTGTTCCCCTCGGTGGATCAGGAGGAGGTGTTCCCCCTTGAGGAGGATACCCTTGATGCGGAGGAGGAGTTGCGGGCGTCCTTCGTTCGGTACCGTCCCATAAGGAGGGCCGCCATCTGGCTCGAGAGGAGGCAGGCCTGGCGGGAGAGGTTTTTCACCCGGGAGGCGGAGGAGGGGCCCCTGCTCTTCGAGGCGGGGGACCTGTTCGGGTTGGCCCGGGTCTGGTGGTCCATGCTGGACCGGAACTACGATCCGGGGGATGAGGATCTCTGCGATGAGCCCCCGGTGGAGATAGACGACGGAAGGGCCCAGGAGTTCAACGTGGAGGAGATAATGGAGGAGATACTGTCCATCCTGGGGGGGCAGCCGGTGCCCTTCGGGGCCCTCCTGGGGGATCGTCCCACCCGGGGGCGAGTCATAGCCTCCATCCTGGCCCTTCTGGAGCTCTGTCGCCTGGGAAAGCTTAGAATATGTCAGAAGGGGGCCTTCGATGACATCGCATTCTGTGCCCCATAG
- the scpB gene encoding SMC-Scp complex subunit ScpB produces MTSHSVPHSGPSRVELDRKVEALLFVSPAPVEEREMASFLGVSSREVREAIGRLRERYQSCHGLDLIQVAEGWQMVTAHDLADLVGAFREVSQSQRVRLSRAAVETLAAVAYHQPITRAEIEEIRGVRCDRVLDTLLRHGLVRVAGRKRSPGNPLLYRTTSRFMDVFGLSSLGDLPSLEDLMEEMGNDDLEDEGLEA; encoded by the coding sequence ATGACATCGCATTCTGTGCCCCATAGCGGTCCCTCTAGGGTGGAGCTGGACAGGAAGGTGGAGGCCCTTCTCTTCGTGTCCCCCGCCCCGGTTGAGGAGCGGGAGATGGCCTCCTTCCTGGGGGTGTCATCTAGGGAGGTCCGGGAGGCCATAGGTCGTCTTAGGGAGCGCTACCAGTCCTGCCACGGTCTGGACCTTATACAGGTGGCGGAGGGGTGGCAGATGGTCACCGCCCATGATCTGGCGGACCTTGTGGGGGCCTTTAGGGAGGTCTCCCAGAGCCAGAGGGTGCGGCTAAGCAGGGCCGCGGTGGAGACCCTGGCGGCGGTGGCGTATCACCAGCCCATAACCAGGGCTGAGATCGAGGAGATCCGGGGGGTCCGGTGCGACCGGGTGCTGGATACCCTGCTGAGGCATGGGCTGGTTCGGGTGGCGGGAAGGAAGCGGAGCCCTGGAAACCCGTTGCTTTACAGGACCACGTCCCGGTTCATGGACGTCTTCGGCCTGTCCTCCCTGGGGGACCTGCCGTCCCTGGAGGATCTGATGGAAGAGATGGGGAACGACGATCTGGAGGATGAGGGCCTTGAGGCTTAA
- a CDS encoding pseudouridine synthase produces the protein MRALRLNQYLARCGLGSRRKVEALIVTGRVKLNGLVVSDLGCRVEEGDHVEVDGCSVHPLDKIYIVMNKPRGVVCAVEDRRYRTVLDLLPPQIRALRPFPVGRLDKESQGLLILTNDGDFCDAILHPRRGIIKTYEVTVDRDVPSESLDRLKGGVWSDGEILEPLMVSLMGPRTVRVDIQEGKKREVRRMMAALGFKVLSLLRRRIGKMELRRLRAGGICLFSVDDIWHHINVGGIV, from the coding sequence ATGAGGGCCTTGAGGCTTAACCAGTACCTGGCCCGGTGCGGATTGGGATCTAGACGTAAGGTGGAGGCCCTGATCGTGACGGGAAGGGTCAAGCTTAACGGTCTGGTGGTTTCCGATCTGGGATGCCGGGTGGAGGAGGGGGACCATGTGGAGGTGGACGGATGTTCAGTGCACCCCCTCGATAAGATCTACATCGTGATGAACAAGCCCCGGGGCGTGGTGTGCGCCGTGGAGGACCGGCGGTATCGCACCGTGCTGGACCTCCTCCCCCCTCAGATAAGGGCCCTCCGCCCCTTCCCGGTGGGGCGGCTGGACAAGGAGAGCCAGGGGCTCCTCATCCTGACCAACGACGGGGACTTCTGCGATGCCATACTGCATCCTCGAAGGGGTATAATAAAGACCTACGAGGTTACGGTGGACAGAGATGTCCCCTCGGAGTCGTTGGATCGGCTTAAGGGCGGGGTGTGGTCCGATGGGGAGATCTTGGAACCCCTTATGGTTAGCCTCATGGGTCCTAGAACCGTCCGGGTGGACATCCAGGAGGGGAAGAAGCGGGAGGTCCGGCGGATGATGGCCGCACTTGGGTTCAAGGTGCTATCCCTCCTGCGGCGAAGGATAGGTAAGATGGAGCTTCGCAGGCTTAGAGCCGGGGGGATATGCCTTTTCTCCGTGGACGATATCTGGCATCATATCAACGTGGGTGGTATTGTATAG
- the cmk gene encoding (d)CMP kinase — MSRRGPVVVLDGPAGSGKSTVAKLLARALGVPHLDTGAIYRAVAYHMDSKGIPPEDSELLLRELEVTRVEVSQGFVRVNGEDVTREIRTPHVDSIVSHYAAIPAVRRALLGLQREQARDGIVAEGRDMASVVFPDADVKVFLTASPEERARRRHLERLSKGEDSDYQQVLRQVEERDRLDSQRECSPLKVDEGALVFDTTGLSVDEVVLALEKEVRSRLVGRV; from the coding sequence ATGAGCCGCCGCGGCCCGGTGGTGGTGTTGGACGGCCCCGCCGGATCCGGCAAGAGCACGGTGGCAAAGCTTCTCGCCCGGGCCCTGGGGGTCCCCCACCTGGACACGGGGGCCATATACAGGGCGGTGGCTTACCACATGGACTCCAAGGGCATCCCCCCCGAGGACTCGGAGCTCCTCCTTCGGGAGCTGGAGGTCACCCGGGTGGAGGTTTCCCAGGGCTTCGTTCGGGTCAACGGGGAGGACGTGACCCGGGAGATAAGGACCCCTCACGTGGACTCCATCGTATCCCATTACGCCGCCATCCCGGCCGTCAGGAGGGCCCTCCTTGGGCTCCAGCGGGAGCAGGCCAGGGACGGAATAGTGGCGGAGGGGCGGGACATGGCTTCCGTGGTCTTCCCCGACGCGGATGTGAAGGTCTTCCTCACCGCCTCCCCGGAGGAGCGGGCGAGGCGAAGACACCTGGAGCGTCTCTCAAAGGGAGAGGACTCGGACTACCAGCAGGTGCTTAGACAGGTGGAGGAGAGGGATCGGCTGGACTCCCAGCGGGAGTGCTCCCCGTTGAAGGTGGATGAGGGGGCCCTGGTGTTCGATACAACCGGTCTGTCGGTGGATGAGGTGGTCTTAGCCCTCGAGAAGGAGGTGCGGTCAAGACTTGTCGGAAGGGTTTAA
- a CDS encoding HDOD domain-containing protein — protein sequence MQGLDDRTRDLIQRRVLKRVSDIPSLPQFVIDTLKKLDDPKSNAQDVADKLAKDEGLVLRILRLANSAYYGLPRRITSISEAIALLGFKTVKSIVLAASVYKFMDGAFTGYALDRGELWRHSLSVAFSSRHIAKRFKDVDDEEAYVAGMVHDIGKIVLNDYVRFGYSIIVKLVEEDQMPFMDAERQVLGFDHAQVGGLIMEQWNLPERYMIAARYHHSPWELPDEQAEHRRFLDVIHVANSLCLMLGAGLGADGLQYSVWPESLERLGLSSDVEVLMSELVDLMAQVDQELSMEAME from the coding sequence ATGCAAGGGCTTGATGATCGTACCCGGGACCTTATACAGAGGCGAGTGCTCAAGCGGGTCAGCGATATACCATCTCTGCCCCAGTTTGTGATAGATACCCTCAAGAAGCTGGACGATCCCAAGAGCAACGCTCAGGACGTGGCGGACAAGCTTGCCAAGGACGAGGGGCTGGTGCTCCGCATCCTGAGGCTTGCCAACTCCGCTTACTACGGTTTGCCTCGCAGGATAACCAGCATCTCCGAGGCCATAGCCCTCTTGGGCTTCAAAACCGTCAAGAGCATCGTCCTAGCCGCATCGGTGTACAAGTTCATGGACGGAGCCTTCACCGGTTACGCCCTTGACAGAGGGGAGCTGTGGCGGCATTCCCTCAGCGTGGCCTTCTCCTCCCGGCACATAGCTAAGCGCTTCAAGGACGTGGACGATGAGGAGGCCTACGTGGCTGGCATGGTTCACGACATAGGCAAGATAGTCCTTAACGATTACGTCCGGTTCGGCTACAGCATCATAGTTAAGCTGGTGGAGGAGGACCAGATGCCCTTCATGGACGCGGAGCGCCAGGTGTTGGGCTTCGATCACGCCCAGGTGGGGGGGCTCATAATGGAGCAGTGGAACCTGCCGGAGCGCTACATGATAGCCGCCCGGTATCACCACTCTCCCTGGGAGTTGCCGGACGAGCAGGCGGAGCACAGGCGCTTCCTGGACGTGATTCACGTGGCCAACTCCCTGTGTCTCATGTTGGGGGCCGGGCTTGGGGCGGATGGTCTGCAGTACAGCGTGTGGCCCGAGAGCCTTGAGCGGCTGGGCCTCTCCTCTGACGTGGAGGTCCTCATGTCCGAGCTGGTGGACCTGATGGCCCAGGTGGACCAGGAGCTTAGCATGGAGGCCATGGAATGA